The proteins below are encoded in one region of Meriones unguiculatus strain TT.TT164.6M chromosome 18, Bangor_MerUng_6.1, whole genome shotgun sequence:
- the Il19 gene encoding interleukin-19: MKTQCASHWLLGVMFILCLVHTHSLRRCLISVDMSLIGKSFQEIKRALQTKDTFQNVTILSTLENLKSIKPVDVCCVTNNLLTFYRDRVFKDHQETSPKVLRRISSIANSFLYMQKTLEQCQRHRQCHCSQEATNATRIIHDNYNQLEVSSAAIKSLGELDLFLAWIDTNHWERSAA, from the exons ATGAAGACACAGTGCGCTTCTCACTGGCTCCTGGGAGTGATGTtcattctctgcttagttcacaCCCACAGTCTCAGGAGATGTCTGATTTCTGTGGACATGAGCCTCATAGGAAAGAGTTTCCAGGAAATCAAGAGAGCCCTG CAAACTAAGGACACCTTCCAAAATGTCACCATCCTGTCCACACTGGAGAATCTGAAGAGCATTAAG CCTGTAGATGTGTGCTGCGTGACCAACAACCTCCTGACGTTCTACAGAGACAGGGTGTTCAAGGACCATCAAGAAACCAGCCCCAAGGTCCTGAGGAGAATCAGCAGCATTGCCAACTCTTTCCTCTACATGCAGAAAACTCTGGAGCAATGT CAGAGGCATCGACAGTGTCACTGCAGCCAGGAAGCCACCAATGCAACCAGAATCATCCATGACAACTACAATCAG ctgGAGGTCTCATCTGCTGCCATCAAGTCTCTGGGAGAGCTGGACCTATTTTTAGCGTGGATTGACACGAATCATTGGGAAAGGTCTGCAGCTTGA